A section of the Castanea sativa cultivar Marrone di Chiusa Pesio chromosome 12, ASM4071231v1 genome encodes:
- the LOC142621198 gene encoding ethylene-responsive transcription factor ERF020-like produces the protein MSCSSEENGASTSQKKYKGVRQRKWGKWVSEIRVPGTQERLWLGSYSTAEAAAMARDVAFYCLHKPSTLEKLNFPSMLPSCSLRTDLSPRSVQKAASDAGMAIDAQLITDRLPESNEREVFDHGHGHSGGGGGGGEGHGLEAGFWVNGGDNNYHGMTSWQGSEFKEEEDLSISIEDYL, from the coding sequence ATGAGTTGTAGCTCGGAAGAGAATGGTGCATCCACATCTCAAAAGAAATACAAGGGGGTTCGTCAAAGGAAATGGGGCAAGTGGGTGTCTGAAATTCGAGTCCCAGGCACGCAAGAGAGACTCTGGCTTGGTTCTTATTCAACGGCAGAGGCTGCAGCTATGGCTCGTGATGTTGCCTTTTATTGTCTTCACAAGCCATCGACTTTGGAAAAGCTTAACTTTCCATCAATGTTACCTTCTTGTAGTTTGAGGACTGACTTGTCTCCAAGGTCAGTGCAAAAGGCAGCATCGGATGCTGGCATGGCTATTGATGCCCAGTTGATCACAGACAGGTTGCCGGAAAGTAATGAACGGGAGGTGTTTGATCATGGTCATGGTcatagtggtggtggtggtggtggtggtgaaggTCATGGTTTGGAGGCTGGGTTTTGGGTAAATGGGGGAGACAATAATTATCATGGGATGACTTCATGGCAAGGAAGTGAGTTTAAGGAAGAAGAGGATTTGAGCATTTCCATTGAAGACTACCTTTAA
- the LOC142618449 gene encoding LOW QUALITY PROTEIN: 11-beta-hydroxysteroid dehydrogenase B (The sequence of the model RefSeq protein was modified relative to this genomic sequence to represent the inferred CDS: inserted 1 base in 1 codon) yields MAIFNTILNWVVPPASLVMLAFAWPTLCFINACEWVYSSIYSENMEDKVVIITGASSGIGEQIAYEYAKRRANLVLVARREQRLQMISXNARRIGAKHITIIAADVVKVEDCRRFVNETINFYGHVDHLVNAASLGHTFYLEEVTDTSVFPHLMDINFRGNVYPTYVALPYLHYSNGRIIVNASVENWLPPTRMSLYAAATAALVNFYETLRFEVKDDVGITIATHGWIGSEITGGKFMLEDGAEMQWKEEREVHVTGRPAEDYARLIVSGACRGDSYVNIPSWYDILLLYRVFAPNILNWTLRILLSTHGSRRTSPVGTGRPLLDYSGRPLLEGTSPCKFVASPTHYAQFSPQQVKWE; encoded by the exons ATGGCTATCTTTAACACTATATTGAATTGGGTGGTGCCTCCGGCAAGTTTGGTGATGCTAGCCTTTGCATGGCCAACTTTGTGCTTCATCAATGCTTGTGAGTGGGTCTACAGCTCCATATACAGTGAAAATATGGAAGATAAAGTGGTCATTATCACTGGAGCTTCCTCAGGAATAGGAGAG CAAATTGCATATGAATATGCAAAGAGGAGGGCAAATCTTGTGTTGGTTGCCAGGAGAGAGCAAAGGCTCCAAATGATCA AGAACGCAAGGCGAATTGGTGCAAAGCATATCACAATTATAGCTGCAGATGTTGTCAAGGTAGAGGATTGTAGGAGATTTGTTAATGAGACAATAAACTTCTATGGGCATG TCGATCATCTTGTAAACGCTGCAAGTTTGGGGCACACATTCTACTTGGAGGAAGTGACTGATACATCCGTGTTTCCACATTTAATG GACATAAACTTTCGGGGAAATGTCTATCCAACATATGTTGCTTTACCTTATCTACATTACAGCAATGGTCGAATTATTGTTAATGCCTCAGTCGAAAACTGGTTACCTCCGACAAGAATGAGTTTATATGCT GCTGCTACGGCAGCTCTTGTGAACTTCTATGAGACACTGAGATTTGAAGTGAAAGATGATGTTGGAATAACAATTGCAACACATGGTTGGATTGGAAGTGAAATAACTGGAGGCAAGTTCATGCTAGAGGATGGTGCAGAGATGCAatggaaggaagaaagagaa GTACATGTGACGGGTAGACCTGCGGAGGACTACGCTAGGTTGATTGTATCCGGGGCATGCCGAGGAGACTCATACGTGAATATTCCAAGTTGGTATGACATACTCCTTCTATACAGGGTTTTTGCACCAAACATTCTCAATTGGACACTCCGAATTCTGCTCTCAACTCATGGCTCAAGAAGAACGTCCCCTGTGGGCACAGGGAGGCCCCTTTTGGATTACAGTGGAAGGCCTCTCTTGGAGGGCACATCTCCTTGTAAATTTGTAGCTAGTCCCACTCATTATGCTCAATTCAGTCCTCAACAGGTAAAATGGGAATAA